One window of Nocardia nova SH22a genomic DNA carries:
- a CDS encoding sulfurtransferase → MSLVEEPGLAAVLISPEELRNTLSDSECRTHLLDVRWALGDPDGPEHYLAGHIPGAVFVDLETELAAPPSPAHGRHPLPAPDHLQRCARSWGLRAGEPTVVYDATGGMSAARAWWLLRWAGIGDVRILDGGLPAWQRGGGELATGSESDPVPGDVVVRPGNMPVVQADEVAGWSGALLDARAGERYRGQIEPVDPRAGHIPGAVSVPTADNLTSEGTFKSPEQLRERFSGLGSGPVAVYCGSGVTAAHQIAALSVAGVSAALYPGSWSQWSSDPERPVATALD, encoded by the coding sequence ATGTCTCTGGTAGAGGAGCCGGGATTGGCCGCCGTATTGATTTCGCCCGAGGAACTGCGAAATACGCTGTCGGACAGTGAGTGCCGAACGCATCTGCTGGATGTGCGCTGGGCGCTGGGTGATCCCGACGGTCCGGAACACTATCTGGCGGGGCATATCCCCGGCGCGGTATTCGTCGATCTGGAAACCGAATTGGCCGCGCCGCCCTCACCCGCGCACGGCCGTCACCCCCTGCCCGCGCCCGACCATCTGCAGCGCTGCGCGCGCAGCTGGGGCCTGCGCGCCGGTGAGCCCACGGTCGTCTACGACGCCACCGGCGGGATGTCGGCCGCGCGGGCCTGGTGGCTGCTGCGCTGGGCCGGGATCGGCGATGTGCGGATCCTGGACGGCGGCCTGCCCGCGTGGCAGCGCGGCGGTGGTGAACTGGCCACCGGCAGCGAATCCGACCCGGTACCCGGTGATGTGGTCGTCCGGCCGGGCAACATGCCCGTCGTGCAGGCCGACGAGGTCGCCGGATGGTCGGGTGCGCTGCTGGACGCTCGCGCGGGCGAACGCTACCGGGGCCAGATCGAACCGGTCGACCCGCGAGCCGGGCATATTCCCGGTGCGGTGAGCGTGCCGACCGCGGACAACCTGACCTCCGAAGGAACGTTCAAATCGCCGGAGCAACTGCGGGAGCGCTTCTCCGGCCTGGGATCCGGCCCGGTCGCGGTGTACTGCGGTTCCGGGGTCACCGCCGCGCACCAGATCGCGGCCCTGTCGGTGGCGGGTGTGTCGGCGGCGCTGTATCCGGGCTCGTGGTCGCAGTGGTCCAGCGATCCGGAGCGACCGGTCGCCACCGCGCTGGACTGA
- the atzF gene encoding allophanate hydrolase, translated as MSIWIHRLEPGTGATTGALAGLRLAVKDNVDVGGVPTTAGSPAYSYVPQHDAPAVAALRAEGAVVVGKTNLDQFATGLVGTRSPYGAVSDSRRPEFISGGSSSGSAVAVATGAADIAIGTDTAGSGRIPAALQGIVGIKPTVGVISTEGVVPACRSYDCVTIFAADLATADRAMGVMAAGAPDRPWPSDIRLAAPPRPTVAVFADLPGLDPQWRAAFQRTVDALRQRDATIIEIDPAPFLAAARLLYDGALVAERYAAVGEFIDAHPDAVDPTVAGIIRAAKEIPAHRLVADRAELERLRVRAMAALHGADALLTPTAPAHPRIAEVAADPVGVNSLMGTYTNFCNLFDLCAVAVPAGTAGESCFGVTVFARPFEDAVAADIAALLTDSAPIARPWPLAAASPCELIVFGAHLRGQPLEHQLHALGARWAGEVTTAPAYRLAALDTTPPKPAVTRCTGGVAVAGERWLLSPAALGRFLANLPAPMQLGAVELDDGTWHTAFGCDGEAAAAGKDLSEYGGWRAALAAGAVG; from the coding sequence GTGAGCATCTGGATACATCGCCTCGAACCCGGCACCGGCGCCACGACCGGTGCGCTGGCGGGCCTGCGCTTGGCGGTCAAGGACAATGTGGACGTCGGCGGCGTGCCGACCACGGCGGGAAGTCCCGCATATTCCTATGTGCCGCAACACGACGCGCCTGCGGTGGCGGCCCTGCGCGCCGAGGGTGCGGTGGTGGTAGGCAAGACCAATCTCGACCAATTCGCGACCGGACTCGTCGGCACCCGCTCACCCTACGGTGCGGTCTCCGACTCGCGGCGTCCCGAATTCATCTCCGGCGGTTCGAGTTCCGGATCGGCGGTGGCAGTCGCCACCGGTGCGGCCGATATCGCGATCGGTACCGACACCGCCGGATCCGGCCGGATTCCGGCGGCGCTGCAGGGCATCGTGGGGATCAAACCGACCGTGGGGGTGATCTCCACCGAGGGCGTGGTCCCGGCGTGCCGGTCCTACGACTGCGTCACGATCTTCGCCGCGGATCTCGCGACGGCCGATCGCGCGATGGGGGTGATGGCCGCGGGCGCGCCGGATCGGCCCTGGCCCAGCGATATCCGGCTGGCCGCGCCACCGCGGCCGACCGTCGCGGTCTTCGCCGATCTGCCCGGTCTGGATCCGCAGTGGCGCGCGGCCTTCCAACGCACGGTGGATGCCCTACGGCAGCGCGATGCCACCATCATCGAGATCGATCCGGCGCCGTTCCTGGCCGCCGCGCGCCTGCTCTACGACGGCGCGCTGGTCGCCGAAAGATACGCCGCGGTGGGCGAATTCATCGATGCGCACCCCGATGCGGTCGATCCCACCGTGGCGGGCATCATCCGGGCCGCGAAGGAGATTCCCGCACATCGGCTGGTCGCCGACCGCGCCGAACTCGAACGGCTGCGTGTCCGGGCGATGGCGGCGCTGCACGGTGCCGACGCGCTGCTCACCCCAACCGCACCGGCCCATCCGAGGATCGCGGAGGTCGCGGCCGATCCGGTCGGCGTCAATTCACTGATGGGCACCTACACCAACTTCTGCAATCTGTTCGATCTGTGCGCGGTGGCGGTACCGGCCGGGACAGCGGGTGAATCCTGTTTCGGGGTAACAGTTTTCGCCCGTCCGTTCGAGGACGCGGTGGCCGCCGACATCGCCGCCCTGCTCACCGATTCCGCTCCGATCGCACGACCGTGGCCGCTGGCGGCCGCATCGCCGTGCGAACTGATCGTCTTCGGCGCGCATCTGCGCGGCCAGCCGCTGGAACACCAGTTGCACGCCCTCGGCGCGCGCTGGGCCGGAGAGGTCACCACCGCACCGGCCTACCGGCTCGCCGCACTGGACACCACACCACCGAAACCCGCCGTCACCCGCTGCACGGGCGGTGTGGCGGTGGCGGGTGAACGATGGCTCCTGTCACCGGCCGCCCTGGGCCGCTTCCTCGCGAACCTCCCCGCCCCCATGCAACTCGGCGCGGTCGAACTCGACGACGGCACCTGGCACACCGCGTTCGGATGCGACGGTGAGGCCGCGGCCGCCGGAAAGGACCTGAGCGAATACGGCGGCTGGCGAGCAGCGTTGGCAGCGGGGGCTGTCGGGTAG
- a CDS encoding 5-oxoprolinase/urea amidolyase family protein — translation MSTAQLETPTAAATGDDGSAIEVLRPGMLTTVQDWPGRVGYWHVGVPPSGPMDDLSFRLGNRALGNDEGAAGLECTLAGPALRFGAETPVCVTGAPATVTVDGRPVRQWRTVVVPAGGVLDIGAIHGPGMRTYVLIAGGFELPEYLGSTATFTLGRFGGGTGAALRPGDRLPLGTPPRRIGSGVPMADQPVLSHRWELAVTEGPHGAPEFFTRDDMNTLLDTDYEVHFNSDRTGVRLIGPKPRWARTDGGEAGLHPSNIHDTAYSVGALDFTGDTPILLGPDGPSLGGFVCPVTVVAAERWKLGQLCPGDTVRFVPVRAERAASIRALGPARRADWPIVLSDGGDGDDGILARADADNTTSITYRRAGDDGVLVEYGDMTLDLGLRARVHALHHHLLEHAEPGVTELTPGIRSLQIRFDPDRLSRPKLLQLLGEAESAVPAAAELVVPSRTVHLPLSWDDPATREAITRYMHGVRADAPWCPWNIEFIRRMNGLSTVADVFDTVFAAEYLVLGLGDVYLGAPVATPTDPRHRLVTTKYNPARTWTPENAVGIGGAYLCIYGMEGPGGYQFVGRTTQVWNHRSSGRNEDPWLLRYFDRIRWYPVGAEELLDMRADIARGGGEPRIEEGEFRLADYREFLAANSGSIGEFRARQAEAFAAERNSWRAAGELSERE, via the coding sequence ATGAGTACCGCACAGCTCGAGACTCCCACCGCCGCGGCCACCGGAGACGACGGTTCCGCGATCGAGGTCCTGCGCCCGGGAATGCTGACGACCGTCCAGGATTGGCCGGGCCGAGTCGGCTACTGGCATGTCGGCGTCCCGCCCTCGGGACCGATGGACGATCTGTCGTTCCGGCTCGGCAACCGCGCACTCGGCAACGACGAGGGTGCGGCCGGACTGGAATGCACACTGGCCGGGCCCGCCCTGCGCTTCGGCGCCGAGACACCGGTGTGTGTCACCGGCGCTCCCGCCACGGTGACCGTCGACGGCCGACCGGTCCGGCAGTGGCGTACGGTCGTGGTCCCCGCCGGTGGAGTACTCGACATCGGCGCGATCCACGGGCCTGGTATGCGGACCTATGTCCTGATCGCGGGCGGATTCGAGCTGCCCGAATACCTGGGTAGCACAGCGACTTTCACACTCGGACGGTTCGGCGGTGGCACCGGCGCCGCACTGCGCCCCGGCGACCGACTGCCCCTGGGCACGCCCCCGCGGCGCATCGGTTCCGGGGTGCCGATGGCCGATCAGCCGGTGCTGTCGCACCGCTGGGAGCTCGCGGTCACCGAGGGTCCGCACGGTGCTCCGGAGTTCTTCACCCGCGACGATATGAACACCCTCCTCGACACGGATTACGAGGTGCATTTCAACTCCGATCGGACCGGCGTGCGGCTGATCGGGCCGAAACCCCGGTGGGCACGCACCGACGGCGGCGAAGCGGGTCTGCATCCGTCCAACATCCACGACACCGCCTATTCCGTGGGCGCCCTCGACTTCACCGGCGACACCCCGATCCTGCTCGGCCCCGACGGCCCGAGCCTCGGTGGATTCGTCTGCCCCGTGACGGTCGTCGCCGCGGAGCGCTGGAAGCTCGGACAGCTCTGCCCCGGGGACACCGTGCGCTTCGTACCGGTCCGCGCCGAGAGGGCGGCCTCGATCCGCGCGCTGGGCCCGGCCCGGCGCGCGGACTGGCCCATCGTCCTGTCCGACGGCGGCGACGGTGACGACGGCATTCTCGCCCGCGCCGACGCCGACAACACCACCTCGATCACCTACCGCCGCGCCGGGGACGACGGCGTCCTCGTCGAATACGGCGATATGACATTGGATCTCGGCCTCCGAGCGCGAGTACACGCCCTGCATCACCACCTGCTCGAACACGCCGAACCCGGCGTCACCGAACTGACCCCCGGCATCCGCTCGTTGCAGATCCGTTTCGATCCGGACCGCCTGTCCCGGCCGAAACTGCTCCAGCTCCTGGGCGAGGCGGAGTCGGCGGTGCCCGCGGCCGCCGAACTGGTGGTGCCCAGCCGGACCGTTCATCTGCCGTTGTCGTGGGACGATCCGGCCACCCGCGAGGCGATCACGCGCTATATGCATGGTGTCCGCGCCGATGCGCCGTGGTGTCCGTGGAATATCGAGTTCATCCGCAGAATGAACGGTTTGTCCACGGTCGCAGATGTTTTCGACACCGTCTTCGCCGCCGAGTACCTGGTGCTGGGCCTCGGTGACGTCTATCTGGGCGCGCCGGTGGCCACCCCGACCGATCCCCGGCACCGGCTGGTCACCACCAAATACAACCCCGCCCGCACGTGGACACCGGAGAACGCGGTCGGCATCGGTGGCGCCTATCTGTGCATCTACGGGATGGAGGGCCCCGGCGGGTACCAGTTCGTCGGGCGCACCACGCAGGTCTGGAATCACCGCAGCTCCGGCCGGAACGAAGATCCTTGGCTGCTGCGGTATTTCGACCGCATCCGGTGGTATCCGGTCGGCGCGGAGGAACTGCTGGACATGCGCGCCGACATCGCCCGGGGCGGGGGCGAGCCGCGCATCGAGGAGGGCGAGTTCCGGCTCGCCGACTATCGCGAATTCCTCGCCGCGAACTCCGGTTCGATCGGCGAATTCCGGGCGCGGCAGGCGGAAGCCTTCGCGGCCGAACGGAATTCGTGGCGCGCCGCCGGTGAACTGTCCGAACGAGAGTGA
- a CDS encoding urea amidolyase associated protein UAAP2, with product MNSTAERTVVLDETVAACAPWSAVVAAGHQLEIIDLHGNQAVDCLLYSAADHSDRYSAQVTVAAQRNLFLTTGSVLRAESGTPLMTVVADDVGNHDTIAGACSQESNTLRYGHHTRHQHACVENFLTAALEWGLGKRDLVSNINWFMNVPVEADGTLGIVDGLSAPGKSVTLRAEIDTLVLVSNCPQINNPCNGFEPTPVRMVVSR from the coding sequence ATGAACAGCACCGCCGAACGCACCGTGGTCCTGGACGAAACCGTTGCCGCCTGCGCGCCCTGGTCGGCCGTCGTCGCCGCGGGACATCAGCTGGAGATCATCGACCTGCACGGCAATCAGGCCGTCGACTGCCTGCTCTATTCGGCCGCCGACCACAGCGACCGCTACAGCGCCCAGGTCACCGTGGCCGCGCAGCGCAACCTCTTCCTGACCACGGGCAGCGTCCTGCGCGCCGAATCCGGCACCCCGCTGATGACGGTGGTCGCCGACGATGTCGGCAATCACGACACGATCGCCGGTGCGTGCTCGCAGGAGTCCAACACCCTGCGTTACGGCCACCACACTCGCCATCAGCACGCGTGCGTCGAGAACTTCCTGACCGCCGCGCTGGAATGGGGGCTGGGCAAGCGTGATCTGGTCTCGAACATCAACTGGTTCATGAACGTTCCGGTCGAGGCCGACGGCACCCTCGGCATCGTCGACGGGCTGTCCGCACCGGGGAAATCGGTGACCTTGCGCGCCGAGATCGACACGCTGGTCCTGGTGTCCAACTGCCCGCAGATCAACAACCCCTGCAACGGATTCGAACCGACGCCGGTCCGGATGGTGGTGTCGCGATGA
- a CDS encoding DUF1989 domain-containing protein: protein MSDTASTASARAHARAQAATATVSGPDLPGSVDPSEITFAQRVPADGYTTAVLGRGTRIRLGDPDGAACAHMLLLRAEAPWERLNVADTVKVPWQAYLGAGHPLLSDQGRVLATVVSDSSGRHDALCGPTAPVRAALRVAGTKHGLTPRDIGPTVSFFRGVRVGADGGLTATGNAGPGHTVELLVHLPLTVLIANGAHPLDERPTTALDVVAWRTREPYPPGNDDPEYRRAVENTERAWLAAHDLEAIA from the coding sequence ATGTCCGATACCGCATCCACCGCCTCCGCCCGCGCGCACGCGAGAGCGCAGGCCGCGACGGCGACCGTTTCCGGCCCCGACCTGCCGGGTTCGGTCGATCCCTCGGAAATCACCTTCGCACAACGTGTTCCGGCCGACGGCTACACCACCGCCGTACTCGGACGCGGCACCCGGATCCGGCTCGGCGATCCGGACGGCGCGGCCTGCGCGCACATGCTGCTCCTGCGTGCGGAGGCGCCGTGGGAACGGCTCAATGTCGCCGACACCGTCAAGGTGCCATGGCAGGCGTATCTCGGCGCGGGACATCCGCTGCTGTCGGATCAGGGGCGGGTGCTGGCCACGGTCGTCTCCGACAGCTCGGGCCGCCACGACGCGCTGTGCGGCCCGACCGCGCCGGTTCGTGCCGCGCTCCGGGTGGCGGGCACGAAACACGGGCTCACACCGCGTGATATCGGCCCGACCGTCTCCTTCTTCCGCGGCGTCCGGGTGGGCGCCGACGGCGGGCTCACCGCGACCGGCAATGCCGGTCCCGGCCACACGGTCGAGCTGCTGGTCCATCTGCCGCTGACCGTCCTGATCGCCAACGGCGCCCACCCGCTCGACGAACGCCCCACCACCGCACTGGATGTCGTCGCCTGGCGCACCCGCGAACCGTACCCGCCCGGCAACGACGACCCCGAATACCGCCGCGCCGTGGAGAACACCGAACGGGCCTGGCTGGCCGCACACGATCTGGAGGCCATCGCATGA
- a CDS encoding amino acid permease, with protein MAIALDPPQQSAPDSADLERFGYQPVLHRKLGRYASFAAGFSFVSILTTIFQFFGFGYGFGGGAFFWTWPIVFAGQFLVALNFAELAARYPISGCIYQWSRRLAGELVGWFAGWMMIIAQIVTAAAAAIALQVVLPSIWSGFQLIGTDTALTSTDGATNAVVLGSILLVVTTVINVIGIDLMARINSIGVTVEIVGVLAVIALFFTHTERGAGVVLQTDQAAPGPYWAAFLVSGLMAAYVMVGFDSAGELSEETKNPRRVAPRTILLALSASALGGGLLLLGALMAAPSISDGHLAADGLAYVITAKLDSPAGTVLLGCVAVAITVCTLAIQTAGSRLIFSMARDGRLPFAARLARVHPRFGTPVLPAVVIGVLAVALLVVNLGNAALFATLASVCIVTLYVAYLLVTVPLLIRRLRGLPPAEPGLFSLGRFGIPVNLLAVVWGIAMAVNLAWPRPEVYTPEGGSWWMLWAAPLFLILTIAVGALVHRGVTPAVAAESRPAPQPA; from the coding sequence ATGGCCATCGCCCTCGATCCACCCCAACAATCCGCGCCCGACAGCGCCGACCTCGAACGTTTCGGCTATCAGCCCGTACTGCATCGCAAGCTGGGTCGCTACGCCTCGTTCGCGGCGGGCTTCTCCTTCGTCTCGATTCTCACCACGATCTTCCAATTCTTCGGATTCGGTTACGGATTCGGCGGCGGAGCGTTCTTCTGGACCTGGCCGATCGTGTTCGCCGGACAGTTCCTGGTAGCCCTCAATTTCGCCGAACTGGCCGCGCGCTACCCGATTTCGGGCTGTATCTACCAGTGGTCGCGGCGGCTCGCCGGTGAGCTGGTGGGCTGGTTCGCGGGCTGGATGATGATCATCGCCCAGATCGTCACCGCCGCGGCGGCCGCCATCGCGCTGCAGGTGGTACTGCCCTCGATCTGGAGCGGATTCCAGCTGATCGGCACCGACACCGCCCTCACCTCCACAGACGGTGCGACCAATGCCGTTGTGCTGGGCAGCATTCTGCTGGTGGTCACGACGGTGATCAATGTGATCGGCATCGATCTGATGGCCCGGATCAACTCGATCGGCGTCACCGTCGAGATCGTGGGCGTCCTCGCCGTCATCGCGCTGTTCTTCACCCATACCGAGCGCGGCGCCGGTGTCGTGCTGCAGACCGATCAGGCCGCACCCGGGCCGTACTGGGCGGCGTTCCTGGTGTCCGGGCTGATGGCCGCCTATGTCATGGTCGGATTCGATTCCGCCGGTGAACTTTCCGAGGAGACGAAGAATCCGCGCCGGGTGGCGCCGCGCACCATTCTGCTGGCGCTGTCGGCCTCGGCGCTCGGCGGCGGGCTGCTGCTGCTCGGCGCGCTGATGGCCGCCCCGAGCATCAGCGACGGACACTTGGCCGCCGACGGGCTCGCCTACGTGATCACCGCGAAGCTCGACAGCCCCGCCGGTACGGTGCTGCTGGGCTGCGTCGCGGTTGCGATCACCGTGTGCACCTTGGCGATCCAGACCGCGGGCTCCCGGCTGATCTTCTCGATGGCGCGCGACGGTCGGTTGCCGTTCGCCGCCCGGCTGGCCCGGGTGCATCCCCGGTTCGGCACGCCGGTGCTGCCCGCGGTGGTCATCGGGGTGCTCGCGGTGGCGCTGCTGGTGGTCAACCTCGGTAATGCCGCCCTGTTCGCGACCCTCGCCAGTGTGTGCATCGTGACGCTGTACGTCGCTTATCTGCTGGTGACGGTTCCGCTGCTGATCCGGCGGCTGCGCGGTCTCCCGCCAGCCGAACCCGGACTGTTCTCCCTGGGGCGCTTCGGCATCCCGGTGAATCTGCTGGCGGTGGTGTGGGGAATCGCGATGGCGGTGAATCTGGCCTGGCCGCGGCCGGAGGTCTACACCCCCGAGGGCGGCAGCTGGTGGATGCTCTGGGCCGCACCGCTTTTCCTGATCCTGACCATCGCCGTCGGCGCGCTCGTGCACCGCGGTGTCACCCCGGCGGTGGCCGCCGAATCCCGGCCCGCACCGCAACCCGCCTGA
- a CDS encoding TetR/AcrR family transcriptional regulator, which yields MTHLGPGRPRADQRSRRGRTPRAEILDAAAELFTANGYGSTSTRGIADAVGIRQASLYHHFAAKDDILDALLAETITAPLDLAARLRTDSAPAAVRLYALAWADVRQLCSSKWNLGALYLLPELRGERFAEFRRRRARLRRHYEELAAAAIEAAGPAGVPGAEVLPFRIVETAINIRSDEGEAPDYARTAIPDAALRLLGVLDDPAELRAAAQRLLIRLGEED from the coding sequence GTGACACATCTCGGGCCGGGCCGCCCCCGTGCCGATCAGCGCAGTCGTCGCGGGCGCACGCCACGTGCCGAAATCCTGGACGCGGCAGCCGAATTGTTCACCGCCAACGGATACGGCAGCACCTCCACCCGCGGCATCGCCGACGCGGTGGGCATCCGGCAGGCCTCGCTGTATCACCACTTCGCCGCCAAGGACGACATCCTCGACGCGTTGCTCGCCGAGACCATCACCGCACCACTGGATCTGGCTGCCCGGCTGCGTACCGACAGCGCACCCGCCGCGGTCCGCCTGTACGCGCTGGCCTGGGCCGATGTGCGCCAGCTGTGCTCGTCGAAATGGAATCTCGGCGCCCTGTATCTGCTCCCCGAACTGCGTGGTGAGCGGTTCGCCGAATTCCGCCGCCGCCGCGCCCGTTTGCGCCGCCACTACGAGGAACTGGCCGCGGCCGCGATCGAGGCGGCGGGCCCGGCCGGTGTGCCCGGCGCGGAGGTGCTGCCGTTCCGGATCGTGGAGACGGCGATCAATATCCGCTCCGACGAGGGCGAGGCGCCGGACTACGCGCGGACGGCCATTCCCGATGCCGCCCTGCGCCTGCTCGGGGTACTCGACGACCCTGCCGAGTTGCGCGCCGCGGCACAACGGTTGCTGATACGCCTGGGGGAAGAGGACTGA
- a CDS encoding HNH endonuclease family protein — MRWGWIAGTARIFAGVAVVMVVVAGCARFTGPPPAPGSPTRARLEELLGVVQVVPKRPHPGGYDRDCGSGHGCVFGPSWSDDHDGPGGHDGCDSRNSVLAGQMRDVRFRPGTHDCVVLAGTLNDPYTGHRIGFDRARAREVQIDHVYPLAAAWDMGAAGWPIAVRMRFANDIEFNLLAVDGTTNMDKGDRTPADWLPPARAYRCYYAGKYLTTAVRYDLPISAGDHAALARVARSCP; from the coding sequence ATGCGATGGGGATGGATCGCCGGGACAGCCCGGATATTCGCCGGGGTGGCAGTTGTGATGGTGGTGGTAGCGGGATGCGCGCGGTTCACCGGGCCGCCGCCCGCACCGGGCAGCCCGACCCGGGCTCGGCTCGAGGAACTGCTGGGTGTGGTGCAAGTGGTGCCGAAGCGACCGCATCCGGGTGGGTACGACCGCGACTGCGGGTCGGGGCACGGCTGTGTGTTCGGTCCGTCGTGGTCGGACGATCACGACGGGCCGGGTGGGCACGACGGCTGCGATTCGCGCAACAGCGTGCTGGCCGGGCAGATGCGCGATGTCCGGTTCCGGCCGGGCACGCACGACTGTGTCGTGCTCGCAGGCACGCTGAACGATCCGTATACCGGCCATCGGATCGGATTCGACCGGGCCCGCGCCCGTGAGGTGCAGATCGATCACGTGTATCCGCTGGCCGCGGCCTGGGATATGGGTGCGGCCGGATGGCCGATCGCGGTGCGGATGCGCTTCGCCAACGACATCGAATTCAATCTGCTGGCCGTCGACGGCACCACCAATATGGACAAGGGCGATCGCACACCCGCCGACTGGTTACCGCCCGCTCGCGCGTATCGCTGTTACTACGCGGGCAAATACCTCACCACGGCAGTGCGATACGACCTGCCGATCAGCGCCGGTGACCATGCGGCCCTGGCACGAGTGGCCAGGAGCTGCCCATGA